A window of Solanum stenotomum isolate F172 chromosome 9, ASM1918654v1, whole genome shotgun sequence genomic DNA:
AAAGTGCAAACTGCCTTGTGAACAAGCACTGGAGTGTCAAAATATGTGATTTTGGGCTCTCGAAAATAATGACAGATGCACCTATGAGAGATACTGCAGCAGCTGGCACTCCTGAATGGATGGCTCCAGAGCTCATCCGAAACGAGTCTTATACAGAAAAATGTGACATTTTTAGTCTTGGCGTGATAATGTGGGAGCTTTGTACCCTAGAAAGACCATGGCACGGTGTACCACCAGAGAGGGTACGCTATGTTTAACCTCTCCTTTGTTATGgttaattgttttttcttatgtCTTGGAAGTTAGTGTCTTATTTCCACATGGCTACATCAAGTAACAACAACTGCCTTGTGCCCATTTTCAGGTAGTTTATATTGTTGCCAATGAAGGATCAAGGCTAGATATACCTGAAGGACCCCTTGGCCAACTAATTGCAGGTATTTCTGGCGTAATGTATAACTAAATGCAATGGACCCATGTATTTCACCGTTCTTCTGTTCCTCTCCATAGTGTTCTCCTTTTAGCTTTTTGACGTCCCTGACTCGTCGTTTTTTTCATTTCAGACTGTTGGGCTGAGCCCAACGAAAGACCAAGTTGCGGGGAAATTCTCACCCGACTGGTAGAGTGCGAGTATTCACTCTGTTAGTGCAATCTGTTTTGTCTGTACATAAAAAACATGGTAGAGGTGTTAACAATGTCCGGCTCAAGTTGTAGTAACTGCGTGATTTTCcagttttagaaaaaatatcgTGTATGTAGAAATATAGTTGAAACGTTCAGCCTTTTTGTGAAATCAAATGCAGAGTTCGTTTACCTAATATTCTACAATTCCACTCCTTGCAAGCAGAACCGGGACCCAAATTTTGATTTAGCGATCATCCTCCTCTTTATCCCAATTTGAGCAAAGTGCAGCAGTGGTTAATGCACAAAACCATAATGCATATATAGAGATCTGGATATTTAATACATTATCTGACTAAATAAAACTCTTTGAGGCACTGGACATGGGATAATTGTGTCGACATTTTGCTCCTTGCATCAATCAGATATCAGGCGCCTGTTTAGGGCAGCTTCAAAGCGGCTCAAGGAGTCTGCCCTCATCTCTGTACTCATGTCATTCTCAGGTGCGGGATAGTAATCTTCTCTCAGTTGTACATCTCTTAAGTTCGGGATCCTAAGAAAGAACATCATGAAATGTTCATGTGCTGTTCCATGGATGAAGAGTTTTCTGAGAGTGACACATTCTTGTAGCAGCCCAGCTGCTGGTAGGGATAGACACCTTTGGTTAACGTCCCTATCTTGTGGTGGCCAGTAATCAAGTTCAGTAAGGCTCAAATTTCCAATCCCAAACAGATAAAACCTTTCCCACAAGCTCAAATCCATCTGCCCTGATGGTGCGGTGTGTGCATAACCTATGGTATCTCCACAATCCAAATGCATCTTGGATAGCATAGGATAGTATAGAAGAGTGCTCAGTCCAAATTCTCGCCCCGAAGGTTTTGACCATAGCCTGCAATCTCCTTCCACTTTAATGTTGATCTCTTCTAAGTTAGGACAGTCTTCAAGACCTGCAGCTGTTAAAGGAGTCAGAAGTTCACCAACCTCAATCCAAAGAGAGAGGGATTGCAGCTGATCCCATGATCGTCCACTATATCCACTAGCATGGCCATTAACTTCCTCATACTTGCACCTTTTCTGTTGTTTAAACATGAATGCATCTTCCTCGCATTCAAATGTGTCCCCAGAACCAGCAGAGTTGCTTGATGCCTCACCTCCATCGTTCACATTAAGATCAAACCCGTATCCATAACCATCAagatcttcaaattcttcaacgCTATCCCACACACAATCAATGTGAAGCCTTTGGATCCGTTCTTGTATTGGCTCCAATGCTTTCAATGAATAAGAGGCTCCAAGATTCTTGCAGCAAGATATCTTGACATCAACCAACGTATTCTTAAGCAAAGAAGCTAGTGTCCTCATGCCCCTCATAGTAATCTTTTTACAACCTTGAATCTCAAACTTGGTTAACCTCGAACACCCTCTACCGATAGCTATCAAACCCATATCATTCAAGTCCCCCACATTCCTTATCGACAAGGATTGAAGCCCTTCACAAAGAGCCACTCCGTCCAACTTTGATTCAATTGGCATAGAAACACCATGGAATTGCCCCAACTTCAACGATCTCGATTTAGGGCATTTCTTATTCAAAATTTCCAACGCAGGACCGGTGTCTCTAACATTATTACAAACATCTAAAACAAGCTCTTCAAGTATTGGAAGACCAGAAAATACCTCAATCAAAGTTGAAACACTGAACTTCGCGTCCTCTTGAGTGAACCCCTCATCATTTCGATCACCCCTAGCGTTTGACAAAGCTGAAGTATCAGCCAAATGAAGCACCGATAATTTGGGACAATTGTTAGCTATAGAAACCAAACCTTCATCACCTACAAACCCAATGTACCTGGGATCAAACATACAAGCAACACGAAACTCCTTCAAATTGGGGCAAGCTCGCGTTATCGAGCTAATCTCATCAGACTTAAACCCTTCAGGAAAACTCGAATTCAAGAGATTTAAGCTCGTGAGATTAGCTGCAACTGCAGGATGAGATTCAAGTGCGACAGGAATATCATCCGTCCAGCAGTAAAAATTGGACAAATCTAGCGAATGAAGCTTTGGGCAATTCTCTGTAAATAGCATATTGAGCTCCTCCCCAGCAGATAATTGCGGACGTTGATGCCATCGAACAAGCTTGATTTCCTTGAGGTTTGGCCATAACGGAGGCAAGATCCTTAGGATACACGGGTTGCGCGTGTACAGAACAAGGGAAGTGATGGACGGAAACGCGTGGTGGAGGAGTTGGGCGATTAAGAAAGGGTCAGCAACGGCGGTGGGGGAGAGGAGTGGATGACCCCAAGGTGAGATAAGGGAGAGGTCAAGGTGAGTAACGGATCTGAAGCAAGTGGGTAACATGAAGAGGTCACGGACGTTGCCACGGAGCGTGAGGGAGGAGCGCGTGGAACGTTCGAGGACGAGCCATTTCCGGCAGACGAGGGAGGTGGAGTTGCGGCTGCGGACGTCGGAGACGGCGGCGATGATGTTGGAGAGGATGACATCGGGGAGGTCGCTAATGGTGGTGATACAAGTAAGCTGTGCAGCCATTGATAGGCTTTCAGTTTGGGAACAGTGAGAATTTTTGGGTTGTTGTAATTGGGAAGGTTTTGGGAAATTGGGTTTAAGAGTTTGAGATGGGGATGAGGGTTGTGTACATATtgatagtcatttttttttcttttcttgtccGATGTTCGGTATCTACGATGTTCAGTATCTAATGTCGATAATTGGTATTTGTTATTTGTGTTAATATTTTAATACtatgtttggatggttgttacgtaTTGTTTTTTTTGTCGTTAAATAATGTCATACATCAATAATATTAGGGTACGAGATAGAATTACTAACAAAACCTAGAACTGAATTCAATCTCtgattgagtattttttatCGTTTTATTATGTCATACATCAATAATATAAGGGTACGAGATAAAATTACTAACAAAACCTAGAACTGAATTCAATCTCCGTTAGCTACTCAATCATTAGGTGATTTGTCTAGTACGAGTTACATTTcttatgaaatattttgaatgaTTGAACTGTGAGCAAGTTATACTCGCCACAAAGTGCTTCCTTAGggtttcaaaaaataatactccctccgtccctatttacttgtccatatttccttttttggttgtccctatttagttgtccattttgacaaatcaagaaaggacaacaaattttttcctattatacccttatttacacttcttgaaaattgtaaaagtgtatgttgtttccctccaatttatttcactttaattcaaataagttgttgtaattttgaagtgaaaagttgtcataagggtaaaattgtaacttcactgtgctaatcattgttgccttaatctgtgtgtcatttctaaagtggacaactaaaaagagacggagggagtactaaataaaaacaaaatattaagatAACGACACGATCATATCAAATTAATCATTACAAATTAAGACTTTTCATCTTACCCAAGAATGAGGTTAAATGatataatacaataataaaaattaaataataatcaaaataaatactatataatatttaaactaacaataacaaccatccaaataagagaaaaaattacCGTCCAACATCTAAAATTTGACACGATTTTTAATATGATATCCTATTAATATAagtttttgcctttttttaaaaaaataaaattatttgggGCACTACTTTTGAACTGAATAATGGAACTTTTTGGATATAAAAAAGTACAGACAACATTATGAAGTGGAGTAAATTTTATCCGAATTATCctaaggtatatatatatagaggcAGTATATTcttatattagaaaaataatatatactcaaaaactttataaggTGCACGAATGAGTATCAAATTGACTCCTAAAAAGAATTTCTTTCTTTAATCAACTATTTCATATAAAGCTCCATTTATTATTCTGTGCCTTAACTTCTACAATggaaaaaagtcaaaaatatctttaaattatatgaaatgaacaaaaatactcttcatttataatttgattcaaaaatatttttgctgTCAATATTTAGTTCAAACATACCTTTATTGTTATATAATAATAGGTTAAAAATAAGAAACCTCATTGGACCAAACTACATACGTATgacaattttgtttatttgacccttttccgtccCTAAAATATCCTAAAAGATTTTTGTGCTCTTGTACTAATAACATATGTGTTAGtaataaacatataattatttatttattttttaaagagaatATGTAATAATAATGTACATccaaaattattagaaaaatatcGTGGCATTTTAGGATAGAATATAAGAAGGATCTAAAACAGGAAACACAgtctatttatataaaatactCTCTTATCTTAAAGTGAGGGATTCTATTTGGATCAGATTTTTTAGGTATATTTTGGGGTCCTCAAATAGAATTGTCATATTGTCTTGATAacaatatgatattttttttaaaaaaagttaaatactAATTGCATCGAATATTTGTGTttagaaattattttgatttaaaattacttgaaataagtcaatccaaaatAGAACTTAAATTAACTAGTGTATTATTTTCgttagttaaaaattaaaatgtatatatataaaattgtaattaggtaataaataaatactactatattaatttgatgtaacatgatgtgaataatttttattcttttttactgTTTTTTGGGTGTCCTCGTAAAATATGTGGGTTTTTAATTGGGAATAAAagtcaaatatattaaattaaatttggcATTTTAGGATATGGGATATATAATCAGCTGTGAAATTGGACGTACTCCATTGTACAACTATATGGAATCCATCGACAAGGGTTGTGATGGAGTAATAAGTACTTATTCACTTAAACATTTAAAAGTGAGCATTTTAAATGTTCATATCAAATAATTAATGAATTCTGGCTATTACAATTAGTTAAGTGAAAGTACCTAAACAATTTAGCAAATTTTGATACAAttgaagtaatttttttaaaaaataatcattcaTGGAATtggaatttttgtatttattcaaatttatggTATCCACTATTTCTTGTGAGATCCATTTGTTAATTTTATAACCACAATTAAAGGGTCGCTAGAGAAATGGAGCAAGTACAATAGTACATCTTATCCATATCTCcgttttttttctctctttctttcatATATTCACGTATTGGTTGGTCCGTAGGAtaagataaatataatatattataaataggatatttgataaaattattttatcttatttttaaataattaattttattatttattatagagtaataaaataaaataatttttattattaaacgcaaaacaaaataattatataaactactattattttaaaataattatcattatcTACCAACCAAATGACCGGTTACATCTTCTAGTTTCCCTTCTTATCAAGTCATATCATGTAGTGCCTTTTGTCCCTTTCATAAtccaaagagaaaaaagaagtaCTAGCTTTGTCTTTTCCATTTGAATATTGTTCTCTTGGTTCTAAAATAAGTacttatcatttaaatttttatctctataaattaaacttatatataataggcataatttttgaaatattatgatttacgatataaaaatataaacttgtatttcacaaaatatttatttactttgagGGGTAAGGATTTAAGACCAACACAAAATATGAgcaaaagtgcaaatgaccCGACGTGACTAGCTTTACCTAGGGAAAACTACTTTACTAGACATGCATCCatatcatatatactaattctatctatactttcaaataattacGTATCTTATCAGTATTTAAGAGTTTTTACCATATATTGAGAATGATACGCCTAAATACATGTAACTTTCTTAccagatacactaaaataggcAGAGAATACGAATGAGATTTGTCTATATATTTCAGATATATGCGAATCtgtatccaaaataaattacatCTAATTCTTACCTCAAGTATTCcgagatatatatatttggatgTATTTGGACGCATCAAAATCTAGTAAAATtcgtaatattacaaactagaatatatctaaataattagTTTCTAAACTAGCGGAATTTCTAAAAGTTTCCCCTAAACctattcatttcatttttttgggcCCAATTCAAAATTAGGAAATGAAACCCAAAAACATTCAATTGGGCTTCAACTTCCAGTTAAAAGTGGGGTTCATTTCCCCAAATTTGAATTGTATGCATCTCCCGCCCTTGCCCTAATCGACACCACTCTCTGCCGGCGAACTCTTTTTCCGGCGAAATCGAGTTGTAAGTTCCCTGCATTTCTTCTTCTCCAGTAATTACTAGTGTTTGTTAGCTTCCATTTATGAATCGGTTTACTTTAATTTCTACTTGAATATGTTCTACTTTGGCAGAAATGAAATATGGAATTCTTCTTTGCTTTCTTTGTGATAATCGTTCTCTTCCACGTTATGTTCCCGGTTGATATATACtagttcaattttttcaattaacTGGTATGAGAGTCATGAAATCTCGGGTTTAATCCGTCCAAGCTTTGATGGACGGAGACGGAGTTATCCTGTATTTGTGCCGGTAGGAGATAGCAAGTATCTTGTGAAATTAGTCCAAGTGTGTGCAAGCGAGCATGTACTCcacatttataaaagaaaaatgggttTGAAGTCAAATTTTGCATATCATAgcaaattttgagaaataatgtTATGGAAGAAGGGGACGAAGATGTTATGGCCTTAAAAATGGATTTTTTGTTTCCATATTGCGAGTTATCAGCCCTTCCAAAGGAAATGTTGAGTTTGATAAGTCGTTTACTAAATATTTCTACTTTCTGATTGTGATATAATTCTGCAGGCATAATTTGATTGAGTGCTATAATCATGGCAAGGAATCTCATTCAGAGGCCTCTTATCTTTCAAGATGAAAACTCGGACATATACTTCAAAAGTATGATCTCATTTTACTTGTTTATCTGGAAGATTTGATAAACTGTGCAGCTAAGCttactgattttttttcattaattatttgtagAGGGTGTGATAACTGGCAAATCAAAGAGTGGTAAACCTGAAGCTGTTAAAAAAGGTACTACAGGGCTTAAAAGTCGTAATCCCCTCAATGACATCACGAACAAATCAACTGCTCTTCCTGAAGAAGCAGCAAAGAAAAAGAGTTCACAGAAGGAGGTTAAAGTTCCAAGTGAGCTTAACATAGCAGAGGAGACATTTCAACATGATCACAAAAAATGTGTCGAGGCACAAAGTTCAGGATTGACGCGAAAACATTTCATGGAATTGGTTCTGCCTGGTTGTGgtaatttcttctttcttctggGATGTGAATTCAGTTCCAATCTGTTAACATAATGGTTCACCTACTGACAGGCCCAACAAGTAACACAACCTTAATCATTATTATAGTTTCTAGCTACAAATTGTTATCGATATTACTTGGATaagttttatttcttcaaattgtCTGTTGATtggattgtgattgtgattgctCCATTATTTGGAAAAGACATAGTTCTTCGATGCTGAAAATGAGTGTTGCATTGGTCCTTTATACATTTTTTGTTCTACATTTATCATACTTTGAATCCTATAAGATACTCGAAGAAAACCTTATAGCACATTTTTTCCTGCTGCAGATTCAGCTTCTCATATTGATATACCAAAAACAGAAACGGGAATGGTGAGTCTAGTACTTCATTCTT
This region includes:
- the LOC125876621 gene encoding protein PATRONUS 2-like yields the protein MARNLIQRPLIFQDENSDIYFKKGVITGKSKSGKPEAVKKGTTGLKSRNPLNDITNKSTALPEEAAKKKSSQKEVKVPSELNIAEETFQHDHKKCVEAQSSGLTRKHFMELVLPGCDSASHIDIPKTETGMSDKGIDNSHCYPVPEELSMSEFSWLRSLWDPSSPKKMDPPPSSPSEWVVEFTLNEEKDC
- the LOC125875717 gene encoding F-box/LRR-repeat MAX2 homolog A, with the translated sequence MAAQLTCITTISDLPDVILSNIIAAVSDVRSRNSTSLVCRKWLVLERSTRSSLTLRGNVRDLFMLPTCFRSVTHLDLSLISPWGHPLLSPTAVADPFLIAQLLHHAFPSITSLVLYTRNPCILRILPPLWPNLKEIKLVRWHQRPQLSAGEELNMLFTENCPKLHSLDLSNFYCWTDDIPVALESHPAVAANLTSLNLLNSSFPEGFKSDEISSITRACPNLKEFRVACMFDPRYIGFVGDEGLVSIANNCPKLSVLHLADTSALSNARGDRNDEGFTQEDAKFSVSTLIEVFSGLPILEELVLDVCNNVRDTGPALEILNKKCPKSRSLKLGQFHGVSMPIESKLDGVALCEGLQSLSIRNVGDLNDMGLIAIGRGCSRLTKFEIQGCKKITMRGMRTLASLLKNTLVDVKISCCKNLGASYSLKALEPIQERIQRLHIDCVWDSVEEFEDLDGYGYGFDLNVNDGGEASSNSAGSGDTFECEEDAFMFKQQKRCKYEEVNGHASGYSGRSWDQLQSLSLWIEVGELLTPLTAAGLEDCPNLEEINIKVEGDCRLWSKPSGREFGLSTLLYYPMLSKMHLDCGDTIGYAHTAPSGQMDLSLWERFYLFGIGNLSLTELDYWPPQDRDVNQRCLSLPAAGLLQECVTLRKLFIHGTAHEHFMMFFLRIPNLRDVQLREDYYPAPENDMSTEMRADSLSRFEAALNRRLISD